AATTGTTTCACCAAACACTCTCTGATGTCTTTAGCTCTTAGGCAGTAAATGAGTGGATTTATCATAGGAGGAACAAGGCTATAAAGCATTATAATTACTATTCGCACATCAGCATTAAATGTGATGCCAACCTGGCTAGCTAAATATACAAAACATCGAGGAATATAATACAGTGAGATTATTATTAACTGAGTACTACATGTGGACAAAGACTTTACACAGGTTTTTGAATCTGTTACCTTACTTACTGCTATCAGTATAGCACAATAGGAGAAAACTATAAATGCAAGGGGTAATAGCAGTGTAATCATTGCACCCACAAAAGCAGGAAAAGAATAAGGGGCCCTGTCAGTACAAGCCAGAACTGTTATTGCAATATGATCACAGTAACAGTGATTGATTACATTTGATGCACAATAAGGAAGAGGATATGCTCTAATGACTAACATTAGAGGTACAATAGTAGCAATGGTCCATGCAGTCACACTGAGAATGTGGACTGTGGAGTTTTTCAGAACAATTGTATATCGGAGAGGATGACAGATAGCACAGTACCTATCAAAAGCCATCAGTAAGAATATAAAAGAATTTACTGAGCCCAAATAGTGAACAAAGTACATTTGGACAAAACAGGCAGTAAAAGAAATGCTTCCTGATTGAAACCAGTATCTGCTGATGATTTTAGGTAAAGttgctgtgctaaagagaaggTCACAGGCTGACACATTTAAAATGATGTAGTACATGGGTTTGTGAAGGCTCCGGTTAGttgcaa
This genomic window from Girardinichthys multiradiatus isolate DD_20200921_A chromosome 18, DD_fGirMul_XY1, whole genome shotgun sequence contains:
- the LOC124884691 gene encoding olfactory receptor 1-like; this encodes MSDRNQTRVTVFILTGFPGLHPEYYGLASAVLFFVYFITVMANTTVFFLFATNRSLHKPMYYIILNVSACDLLFSTATLPKIISRYWFQSGSISFTACFVQMYFVHYLGSVNSFIFLLMAFDRYCAICHPLRYTIVLKNSTVHILSVTAWTIATIVPLMLVIRAYPLPYCASNVINHCYCDHIAITVLACTDRAPYSFPAFVGAMITLLLPLAFIVFSYCAILIAVSKVTDSKTCVKSLSTCSTQLIIISLYYIPRCFVYLASQVGITFNADVRIVIIMLYSLVPPMINPLIYCLRAKDIRECLVKQFCIKIGHQSA